The genomic DNA ttttcattattagtctaTATTAGTCTCATGTATAGCACAccaagcatctgtttttttattcaaatgtaacatgcaGTCGTAACAtatacttctcttctctctttagatgcacttttaaaatatttcagtaccacccccagtgacacagcatcaggtGCTCCTGTCCCGTCTACCTCTGCACAGCCCAGTGATACAGCATCAGGTGCTCctgtcctttttaattttatcacttgtttctttctttagtttttatttggtgtgatattttttactcaaagaaataaaatcttgaaaacacacatgcagtttctgtgtgattgtatgaaagtTGATTGTGAAATTGACTGCTGCGATGCAAGGGGGCGCCAGCTAAACTCTTGCCTAGGGCACCAAATTACTCAGGGCcggcactgtatatatatatatatatatatatatatatatatatatatatatatatgacagcACAGTGAGCGCTGAGCGtacgcagaggcggagctgatcacctccgacaaacgtcactgccaaactataaataagTCAGATCTTAATACATAAACCacgtttgaattctaaatgactaatttctcacCTCAAATGCTGTtgaaactttgttccgggacacagaaaaatatttatttcatattaatttatttcatattgagaaacagccacgaTCTACACAACCCGTAAATAAACGCGGAAGTCAGAAACTTGCGCTGGTTGAGCAATTGCATAGGAATGAACGAAACCAGGGGATAAAGACGCAGTTTCACCGTCACTTCAACAAACGGAGAAAATCACTATGAAGATCCTGCTTTTACTGGTTCTGCTGGGAATACACAGCGCGAGCGCACGTGAGCTTCTTTTATGTATAATGTTTGATCGATTGTAAcaaatgtttcatgtgtttttatcatgtttGTATGAATGTGACGTCATCTGATGGTCCTGGATGTTTAGTTGTAGGACTCCATTCTAGATTCTAACAATgtcaaatatatttaattatatgatttaaatctttctttcttccttattgtttattattttcttcatcataCAGTCTAATGTGCACATATGCACTTCCACCATTTCACTTTTAGTTATTCATGACCTCATGAAGGTCTATAAAAAGGTGTGAGCTCCAAACGCggaaaacaactttaaaacctttaagtgtatttattatCATCTGATATGATGAATAAACTTCATTTAGACGTATCTTACTGATAATTAAACCCTTCTATAcaacattttacaataaaatatgaatcagCAGCTAAATCGTGtatattttatcattaaaagtgaCTCTTCTcataatgatgaaataaataaataacagataaataccttcttgtcaaatgaatttgtgaatgatttatttgtacaaCACGTTTggataaaaaacaaattcataaataaatagttatAAATGCATTGATAAGATATTACTAAAGAAAACATTGAAGACTAAAAGTTTATAAGTTATTTTTAATGAAGAGAattattcaataaaataataaaatcttataaatatacagtatgtctagATAGATATTTCTCAGTGAGGAggagtgaaatgtgtttgaatgtatttgATGTCGTCTTGACTCTGAGTTCAGTGATTTATAAAACTGTCATTCTGAAATCTTAAGTCTTGACGTTCACTGTCTCTCACAGGAACTCACTCTCTGAAGTATTTCTTCACTGGATCATCTGAAGTCCCAAACGTCCCACAGTTTGTGGCTGTTGGTTTGGTTGATGATGTTCAGATACTTCACTATGACAGCAACACAAGGAGAGCAGAACCCAAACAGGACTGGATGAGGAAGAACACAGATCCACAGTACTGGGAGAGTCAGACTAGGATTGCTTTGGATACCCAGCAGCGCTTCAAAGCCAACATTGAAATGCACTTCAACCAAACtggaggtttgtttgtgtttcactttttACTGATAAAATGTGTATATGACGCATAAATCtacatttgttatcattaatataatgaataaaatgttaattgttcaaagttaaaagataaaaaggtgttcttttatttttcagcatgTTTAAAAAAGATTGTTCACATTTTATGACCAAACAAAACTGAATTTCTAAAAGAATCAACAGTTGAATGGATCATTAAAACAAAGCCCTGTcagttgttgctgtgttgtcgATGACTTCAGCACAGAATCTTCAACTCTAAATGAATATTACTTTTatccatgaaatgaaaatgttaacaATTATCATTACCTTATACTCTATTACTCTTCACACCTTCATGTTCTATCCATCGTCTTTGTCCATGTTAATCATCCACTTTATCACCGTTTGCATTTCTAAATAGTTAATATTGGGTTAAAGCAGAGGAGGTCAGTgattgtgtgatgatgatgcagaggtcaggggtcatcTGCAGAAATAACATTGTAGAATAAGCTCCAGGTcagtggccgtttctcaatatccatacttgtgcgtacttgtgcatacttgtgcgtacttgttccaattctcaagtaagcgaacagcgaggacggttctcaaacccggaagtgttctcgctccgcccatttttaccaagtatgcatcggaggtgacttaagcgtacttgggatggccatgtatcccagaatacatttcggtgGGGGaaagcagcagataatagaaatataaatctgaaataaatatttttctgtgtcccggaacaaagttttaacatcatttgaggcgagaaattagtcatttagaattcaaacatgtggtttgtgtatgaagatatgacgtatttatagtttggcagcgacgtttgtcgtaggtgatcagctccgcctctgcgggcGCTctgcgctcactgtgcccggcacagagcagcgttacctcggcctgtcctgatgaaatgatccgctcgctcagacgtcgctgtcattagatgctcggtgtgatccatagatttgttgttgaagtgttattttgtttttaatggaaatgttttgacctgactgtttgaaagtttgtatattattaatgtttttttaattttaactttgaatgttagatttatattaaagtcgcacggtcattgtatctgtatttaaatataatatgtataatatataatataatatataatataataatattagatatgtagagtggTATATATTTCTacaagtcatatatatatatatatatatatatatatacatatatatatatatatatatatatacatactactctacaatgctgttatatatctattttccacattgtataatttgtattgtatattttaatagaaataaattaataaatgaagttaaatatttaaaatgtaaaaataataacaacatatataggcatttattaaatgtatttcatatgttcatttatcaacaccgtaggtggcgctagTGATGATTCATCAAAACTGATCTGATACAggtgaactctctctctctgagtgaatGTTGTGAGCATGGCTGAGAGCGTGGTCAGGGTGAGTGTTATTCAAACTTTTCTGACTAATTCTATCCTCTTCTTTTTTGCtgcttggtgtttttttgtagatatttaatttttcttttgtggcCACTGATTTTGAGTTGTTTATAGCTTATAGTTTTAGAGTTATTAGCGTTTGGCGGTGGCTGCTGCCATTATCTGCAGTCCTGCAGATAATGGCATCACCTGGAGTCTCCGGGCTGGAAAAGTTGACTCGCCGACATGCCGTTAGACTATGTCTGAGTGTCGGCGTGTGGCCTGGCTGTGGGTGCAGTTGTGGGCTACAGCAGAGTTAAATCTGCCTCAAGAATGAACAGTGCTGTCGTAATTTTTTTGGACAGCACTGATAAAGTTAATGAACTGGTTGAGAGCGGCGTGGTGGTGGAAGGATCTCTTGTACACTGTaaggtttttattaaaaacatcaaatgtaAAAGTGCAGTTTTAGAAATGCACTCTcatatttttggttttattttaggAAAATAATCTGTGTCAGATAAACTCCtttgttccacttcctgtctcactTGTTCTCTTTATTCACTGAGACTTTTTccctcttgtgtttttattttaggttttaaaTACTCGAGGAAAAACAAGCCCAAATGTCAACTGCTGAACTTTTTAATTGGTCAAGCAAAACTGGCAATTTATGTTTCAAGGAGGAACAAAGTGGAAAACTCGCTTGATGTTGACTGTCAGCAAATTTATGTCAGAATGTTAAAAACCaggataaataataataataataataatacattttatttggaggcGCCTCTCTGGGCACTCGAGGACAccgtacaatacataaataaaaacactaagcgagaaaaaaataaaaaaataaaaaaataaaaataaaatatatatatatatatatatatatatatatatatatatatatatatatatatatatatatatatatatataaaagtaaaaataagaaacGACAATGTAGATAGTTAAGTGGGGTAGGCAGTTCGGAATAGGTgagtttttagtcttgttttgaagagtgtgagagagtccaAGTTCCTGAGGTCCGGTGGGAGTGCGTTCCAGAGTTGGGGGGCAGAGCGGCTGAAAGCCCTGCTCCCCATGGTGACGAGGCGGgcgggagggacagagaggtggACAGAGGAGGCAGATCTGAGgactgactttgttttcttccaCTCAACAAACAACATGGACAAttatctttctgtttttttcttttctttcgtatgtttacttttatttctccATGGTTTTAGTTTAAGTGCAGAACACAActattttttgttattgttcatgtttttaagcaaataaagttttaaaaatcaaaaaatctctctctctctctctctctctctctctctctctctctctctctctctctctctctctctctctctctctctctctctctctctctctctctctctctctctctctctctctctctctctctctctctctctctctctctctctctctctctctcaggtgttCACATTCTCCAGTTAATATTTGGCTGTGACTGGGATGATGAGACTGGAGAAGTTAACAGTTATATTAAGTTTGGTTATGATGGAGAAGACTTCATAGTATTTGACCTGAAGACAGAGACATGGATCGCTCTGTCATCACAGGCTGTCATTATCAAAAACATATGGGATGCTGATGAAGCTCTACTTGCTGAACAAAAATACTACCACACCCAGTATTGTCCTTATTGGTTGAAGAAGTACGTGGAGTATGGGAAGAGCTCTCTGCAGAGAACAGGTAAAACCCCAGAACCTGAATGAACATAATCTTCATACGTGTCTTTTATTTCTGATGATGTCTTTTACCACCACTGTGTCTCACACTGAtgacgtgtctctctctctctctgtctcttcatctctctgtctcactctcttttccccgtgtctctctttcacacacacatttataagcactcttttttttcttctcctcctgttttttttttttgtttatgtccaCAACAgtttcactctctgtctcttttagCGTCCACAGTCTTTTCTAAGTCTCTGTCTCCcatttcacatttcttcatCTGTCTCTTAGAGCTCGActaaataataaagaacaaatgagttatttggtccataaaatatgttgatctgtgtttctgaAACCTGGGAattatgatgatgttctcaaatgtcttgttttgtccataaaccaaaattattcacttttagttagggcccgagccacgaatggcGGGGGCCGGGACGGCGAGGAACCTCCTAttgtaatccttcagattattattatatccgtggcTTTCCGGTCGTTTTTGAGGGGTTAACGTGCATGAAAACtcctgaaacttggcatggaggtcaggtctggtgaaaatgcgatattggcataggtCCCAAACCCGTGTGTtactcaagggctctatagcgccccctaagttGAAAActgaggcaaaattgagtttcactgaatttcccaaaacttggtggaaagatgttatagaccaagacgaacaaaaaagtcgactgttaccatggcctcaactcaacaggaagtcagccattttaaatttTGGCCTCCATTTTGGTGATTTGCAACATACGTAATTGAGCAAACTCGTCCAAGCGTGTTTGTCATAAAAACGCGCCACTTTGTacgagacacatcaaagatgaaatgtTGAAAGGGTTGGGGGATTCAAAACAGTGTTGCCACGGCAACCCTcgttatttctttgttatttgaagcaaagaaaatattcacatttaaaaagctgaaaagtcagaaatctTGCATTAATCATTTTAGAAAAACCTTGAAATTGCTAATCAAAATAGatggtgattaatttagtaatcaaataataaacaattcaTCATTGCAGCCATATTTTAACTATAGCTTATGCTGCAGATATTGTGACAATAAATCTTAGTATtagattaatattaataaaaaagaaaacacatctattcaattgaaattgaatatatgtgaaaaaattacacattttatattttatctgacaaaacacaataaatatattacattataaaaaacaaagtaaatcataaaataatataattttgcACTGCTGCAACATCCATGTTCCAGTTTAAgatcaataaatgaattcaaagtGTTCATCTATCATCAAAATAGAAaccatttaaaaaggtttacaacatgaagacaacaaatgatgtgaaatgaagtcaatcagtgaaagaaagaaagaaacttgtaacaataagttgtttttaaaagaaagaagtatTTAAAGATAGTGAGTTAGTCAGTCTGATCTCATCAGAAAAAAGGTCCAGACTGAAAAAGTCCAGTCCTCAGATGTGTGAAAACCTCAATTTACAGCCAGACTCAGAAACGAATGCAGGATCAATGACAGCAAACAGGAATGTGAGTTATAATAAAGTGTCAacgtttgttttccttctccagAGCTTCCctcagtgtctctcctccagaagtctccctcctctccagtGACCTGCCACGCTACAGGTTTCTACCCAAACAAAGCCTTGTTGTTCtggaggaaagaaggagaggagcTTCATGAGGACGTGGACCACGGAGAGACTCTGCCCAACCATGACGGAACCTTCCAGATGAGCACTGACCTGCGAGTGTCATCAATCCCACCTGAGGACTGGAGGAAGTATGACTGCGTGTTCCAGCTCTCTGGTGTGAACGAGGACGTTGTCAAAGTACTGGACCAAAACAGGGGTAAAACTCCTAAACACTCCTTTAATTCACTGTAATAGTTCTGCAGGTCTTGCTTGTTGCTTTTCATAGATTCATGAACACTTTCATTGTAGGTGTGTATTCAGTCCATGCTTGTGCtgcatcatgacatcatcatgtgacaAATCCATCAAAGAAAAGTTTTCTTTCACTACTTGTCTCCAtgttatggttttattttataaaacctTTGATAAAGTTGAAAGTCTCCAGCTTAAATCATGGTCAAAAGTTCAGTTCTTCAGTGATCCACAGATAAAATGGACATTCTTTCTTTTGTCGTGATGAATAATTACACCATGTGACCACTAGAGACagttttttattcatgtcactAATGATGAGTAGATTCACATGTGCATAAATCAATAAAGGTCAAATTGATCGGTCAGATATGTTCAcagttaaaatgacatttggaCACAATATTAGGATTTGAATGTAGATATATTTGCTTATATACATATTTGGAAATAATGTCATTATGagtcaaaatgatttgatttcctCATAAATaaccacaaataaataataaatatcatcAAATAAAAAGGTTATTTATGCCAAATTTAATCCTACgtgcatttaaaatatgatgtgaagtgtaaacatgtaaaacatatatatatatatgttaatcaATGATACAGTAAAAGATTGAACTacatatattgtgtgtgtgtgtgtgtgtgtgtcagctgcttCATGTGCACAGgttgtgactgtttgttttttgtgtttttgctgaacAGTGAAGCCCATGGACAcgaccatcatcatcatcgttgcAGTGGTTGTTCTTATCGTCATCATCTTCGCTGCCGCTGCTTTCTTCTTGTACAGAAGATTCAGTGGtgagagcaacacacacacacacacacacacacgcacactgacagtgttgtcacttgttttatttcacactttgaGTTGATGCTTTAAAGTCACAAAGGTGAGATTTCTTCACACATGGATCATATTTGTAAACCTgtatcatcaacatcaacaatcCAATGATACTAAACCACTTTTGCTCCATTTATTTCTTCAGACCaggttgatttttgttttttcaaaggtTCACTTCTgacagagacactcacacaaacatttaggccaaatatttacatgtatgCGTTTCATTTGCATAGAAACGTAGAAACTTCAAGTGACTTTTTTCAGTCAAACATGAAGGaaacaattgaaaatgacatttctaatgtaatgtttgtacaTTGTGACTGATGAAATAGGAATGTTTTCACACTCAACAGATTTCTGCTTTGATTCCAATTTAAATAGACGTCAGTGtcaccatgacatcatcactacagcgtgatgatgtcatggagcaggtttagaaaaagaaatgatttctAATGTGGAAACTGAAGCTGGAAGTGATTTCTGTTTCACTTTGTGTGAGTTGAAGAGAAACAAATCACTGGTGACAACATGATGTTTggaatgattttcattttctttcctttttcagcCAAATCCGCCCCATCTCGTAAGTAAAGATTTGTATTTCCATGATTCAtatttagaatttagaattcTAACTTAGGTTGAAATGGACGTGGTATTGACACAGCTGTTATTCTACATGTTTACAGAACATGTCCAGGTTTATATGTGTTCATACAGACATATGAGAGCTTTGCTTTTCATGCAAAGACttgaaaaaagaaggaaagaaaagaaaagtgtgatcTTTGTTAACAATGTGTTTCTGACCCCACAGCTGCGAGCAGCActgagaagcagcagctgaacactgagagagaataaatgacaaatacatcACCGTTCCTttgtaagtaaaacaaaatcactgaaGAAAAATAACTTGAAATGTTTCACCTCAGATTTATGAAACACTACAAGgagttttctgtccataaagaagaTCAAATGAACGGCTTTCTTAAAGTGACATGAACATTTTTGTCACCATAAACATTTGGGTCATAATACCCAGCTCTAACTGACCAGTTACTTAAAATGAAGAGGAACTGAAATTAAAGCAAATCAATGACGTTTAGTGAAAGTAAGAACTGAACCATTGCAGTTTTAGGTCTAAAAAACAATGTGTACTcaaatattttttgtaattaGGGCCCAagccacgaatggcaggggccAGGATGGCTCCTAGCACGAGTGCGTGGAAACCATCTGGTGTGAGTGCGTGCAGtcctagttattattatatacgTGTCTTTGCTgtggttaacgtgcataaaaactcagAAACTATAACTAACGATATTGGCATAGGTCCCAAAcctgtgtgttgctcaagggctctatagcgccccctgaggtgaaaacagaggcaaaattgagtttcaccgaatttcctgaaagttggtgggaagatgttatagaccaagacgaacaggaagtcagccattttgaatttttgcGTCCATTTTGGCCATTTGCACCCTACATAAATGACTTACACACATTAAGGGCGAAAACGTGTCGAAAGGTTTCACAGATTCAAAAGTGAgttcagggaactgctgcactccctgACTTGTGTGGGGACGCTTGCATTCTGGTGCGAGGGCCCTGTCATGACTGTGTGCAGTCCtagtttaatgttgttttctttctgtaggTTCACAGAATCATCTCATCCACTGGAACAAGGAGTGATGTCACCAAAGGGAAATATTGATTCTCAGTCTAATCAGAAATTACTGATTAATCAGAAAACTACtgattgatcattttaaattatcAATGACAAATCTTCATCATTGTCAACacttatttcacagtaaatacAAAGGAATCTGGTGAAATGTTGGCATTCAATCTGTCAATCAAATCAGGAGTTTTTCTCAAGTCAAACACAATGTTGACAACAATGAAAGCATCACAACTctgtttgcacacaaacacattcttgaAATCTTTGTGTGATCGTccaaaacaaatccacacataGTTCCACCTTCATATTCCTGGTGTTGGGTATCGTCATGGAAACCATGAGAAATAACACAACTCTGACTATATAgactttcttttcattctctgGTTGTGTAAAATCACTGGGGACAACAGTGTAAGTCCATCAGCGTCGTTCAATCACACATTTACAACGTGGTATAGAGACTGTAGATTAGCTGCAGGTGtcattgtgcttttatttgtggcACAATGTTTTGCCTCTTTACTCAACAAGATAGAAAATGATTGGACACATTTCCACCTGGTTTGTGTTGCATCTCTAAACTCACTGTTAGTTCCATTTGCAGAAAATCTCTTTCTTCACTATATACACGATGCcacatgttaataataataatcacatattCAGTGATGTATCGGCTGTAGAtccaagacacaaacacacattaaacaaaaagCATCAGTGCTCATCTGATTTTCCACTTAAATATTTGGCTTGTATATATCTTTCGaaactttaaatgttaaaaaataaatattatatttttgataattatcaatatcatgtttattgcagtTATAATATCCTAATatatgttttggtctgttgatTGTATTTTAATCAAATGAGTTATTACAAAAGGTGTGggttttttaaattgaattagtatttgtatgtgttttggtaaattaattaatgttaaaataagTTGCTCTGTTattgctttcctttttttacttgTATCTTGCTTTTCAATATTCAATAAATCCCCTAATTTTCCAAATATATACTGTCTCTGtttagtttttcctcatttcacaCTCTTAGAGCAGGCTCTGTgaactctgctgctcctctgcagtggctccttgtagctttggaaagaaggaaattaattatgttatttctgtgtcattttagtTCTACATTCACAGGAAACTCTTCATTTGcttgtttcccaaactttctatattAGAATCTAAATCAGGACAAGAAGTAGCAACTCATTTACACCTAATATCAAACTTGAACTCAGATGAGTGGTCAGTGAATTTCCCCTTCATTTTGTACACGTTATTGTAAATCGTGTACGCATAaatcctaatgaacatgtcaggaAATAGTTTGATCTAAAAGAATCACTGTGCTCTCGTTTGTGCAATCAGGCAATACAGGGGTGTAGTGGCGCCTTTACGCCACAAGAGGGAGTGTCCCCTCAAATGAGCAACTGTGTCAAGGGTAAACACAGCCGACGCACACAGTGTGTAACCTGCATCCCGCTGGACAGAAGCGTAACAATGCGTATTGCCATGTGTATTTTCAGACTGTCCAGTAAAGAATGTGCGTCTTTATTGAAGTGTGCAACAACatttggtgtcagaagtgggatcaGCGGTGCTACGGAGAAGCAGTGTGAGATCGCAGACCAAACGCAACTATGGAGCTGGAGCGACTGCAAGATCAACTGAATGAGATCCTGGTGCAGTTCAAATGTGAGCAGCTACAAGAGGTGTGTTTGCAAGCTAAGATTTCCACTGGAAAACAGAGCAAAAAGCACACGCTGATCAGAGCAATACATGAAGCCGTAGATAGAGGAGctatagtttgtttgtttgtttgtttcattgatTGTCCACAATGTGGACATGTGTCTTTTGGTCTCATACAAACAACAAGCAGGACGCCAACAACAACACTTACACTCAAACATCTTCAGGGCAAAAAGCAGGACAGCAGTGGCAGTTACATTAAAAAGGCATCAACGGGACATGGTGTTCAGTGCTCCAATGGCATTGGGGATGAAGGGATTTTTAAAGATATTACGATTTGCCCTTAGTACTTTACAACGTCTACCAAAGGGAAGAAGTTCAAACTCCCTATTAAGTGGATGAGAGGGATCGTTTGCTATTTTGACAGCTTTTTTCCTCAGCACTTCCTCATACACACAACTTAATTGTTTCCGTCTCATACCTATGATTTTTTAGGCTATATTTCCTATTCTCTGC from Solea senegalensis isolate Sse05_10M linkage group LG20, IFAPA_SoseM_1, whole genome shotgun sequence includes the following:
- the LOC122786889 gene encoding major histocompatibility complex class I-related gene protein-like — its product is MKILLLLVLLGIHSASARTHSLKYFFTGSSEVPNVPQFVAVGLVDDVQILHYDSNTRRAEPKQDWMRKNTDPQYWESQTRIALDTQQRFKANIEMHFNQTGGVHILQLIFGCDWDDETGEVNSYIKFGYDGEDFIVFDLKTETWIALSSQAVIIKNIWDADEALLAEQKYYHTQYCPYWLKKYVEYGKSSLQRTELPSVSLLQKSPSSPVTCHATGFYPNKALLFWRKEGEELHEDVDHGETLPNHDGTFQMSTDLRVSSIPPEDWRKYDCVFQLSGVNEDVVKVLDQNRVKPMDTTIIIIVAVVVLIVIIFAAAAFFLYRRFSAKSAPSPASSTEKQQLNTERE